The following proteins are co-located in the Pyricularia oryzae 70-15 chromosome 1, whole genome shotgun sequence genome:
- a CDS encoding DNA repair family protein yields MSKKRTIDSFFGSSTKKQKTNNSEDEQILKSEHSTYPFPILHLPQSISKELASYPAVPARAINDQPDLDLLYFEPYIPPYVAKDWFDFLRSSLPFYRVEYDINRGGIKTHIKTPRYTTVFGLDDTSRFDEAGNVVDAKTSKPVPPGAYARYKPRPIPACLDALRRSTEAATGCVFNFCLVNYYASGADSISYHSDDERFLGRDPAIASFSLGARRDFMLKHKPAPPGTDEAASASSKSPLKLPLAGGDMVLMRGPTQANWLHSIPKRTGKNEKDGGRINITFRRAMVKAGTDNYYNYNVGNGSVYVWDKSGKEMVLWKP; encoded by the exons ATGTCGAAGAAACGGACAATCGACAGCTTCTTTGGTTCTTCTaccaaaaaacaaaagacaaacaaCTCCGAGGATGAGCAG ATTCTGAAATCGGAGCATTCTACCTATCCATTTCCAATACTGCACCTCCCGCAATCAATCAGCAAAGAGCTTGCTTCTTACCCAGCTGTTCCCGCTCGCGCAATTAATGACCAACCAGACCTTGACTTGCTGTACTTTGAGCCGTACATACCACCATACGTAGCCAAAGATTGGTTCGACTTTCTCCGTTCAAGTCTACCGTTTTACAGAGTGGAGTATGACATCAACAGGGGAGGCATCAAGACCCATATCAAAACACCAAG ATATACCACTGTATTTGGGCTCGATGACACAAGCCGCTTCGATGAAGCCGGCAACGTAGTCGACGCCAAGACATCCAAGCCCGTCCCGCCCGGTGCTTACGCGCGGTACAAGCCACGGCCCATCCCAGCTTGCCTGGACGCACTGCGGAGGTCTACCGAGGCCGCGACGGGCTGCGTCTTCAACTTCTGCCTGGTCAACTACTACGCCTCTGGCGCCGACAGCATCTCGTACCACAGCGACGACGAGCGGTTCCTGGGCCGGGACCCAGCCATCGCCTCCTTCTCGCTCGGCGCCAGGAGGGACTTTATGCTCAAGCACAAGCCAGCCCCTCCAGGGACGGACGAGGCAGCATCGGCATCTTCAAAATCCCCGCTGAAGCTGCCGTTGGCCGGGGGCGACATGGTGCTGATGCGGGGCCCCACGCAGGCGAACTGGCTGCATTCGATACCGAAGCGGACGGGGAAGAACGAGAAGGATGGGGGCAGGATAAATATCACTTTCAGGCGGGCTATGGTCAAGGCGGGGACGGATAATTATTATAATTATAATGTGGGAAACGGAAGTGTATATGTTTGGGACAAGTCTGGGAAGGAGATGGTTCTCTGGAAGCCCTAA